From Chloracidobacterium sp., the proteins below share one genomic window:
- a CDS encoding S41 family peptidase has protein sequence MLLNRYFARFALLLMVVSAVGGGLTMRFSSAGRGHQVGPPEHQQRAELERLMREAQEVVMAHYVAPTSPEALTKAAIQGMLHVLDPHSNFFDSKEFQEMRTEQHSRFYGIGVSIARRNDRVYVLATIPNTPAAKAGLRAGDAILKVNDEVAVEWTTRQVLEKVRGERGEPVSITVERLGVPKPLTFSMVRDAVPLPSIRTAFMVRPGIGYIALSGGFNTTTEDELRRAMNELTAQGMQSLILDLRGNPGGLLPQAVSVADMFLRRDQKIVAVRGRAGHGGEEAREYRAKNTAPFEKPLVVLIDRHSASASEIVSGALQDHDRALIVGEPSFGKGLVQRVFELPFGAGLTLTTAKYYTPSGRCIQRSYAGGLLYAYYTHQSAESAPVGEATATDMGRTVYGGGGITPDIIVKSESFTAVQSKLSDAAFEFARHLAAGLVPGLVNYRIERTEHHRQLRDSDFPITDKVTAAFREFLKNDARFAGLESAVIPNLEFTKRQIRQHLVTAAYGTEAGFRLQLTADPQLLRAIEAVPQAVELAQRAWLAAGQRRE, from the coding sequence ATGCTGTTGAATCGTTACTTTGCGCGCTTCGCGCTGCTGCTCATGGTTGTCTCCGCCGTTGGCGGCGGACTGACAATGCGTTTCAGTTCGGCGGGCCGAGGCCATCAGGTTGGGCCGCCGGAACACCAGCAGCGCGCTGAACTGGAGCGGCTGATGCGCGAGGCGCAGGAGGTGGTCATGGCGCACTACGTCGCGCCGACATCGCCGGAAGCGCTGACGAAAGCCGCCATTCAGGGCATGCTCCATGTACTGGATCCGCACTCGAACTTCTTCGACAGCAAAGAGTTTCAGGAGATGCGTACGGAGCAGCACAGCCGTTTCTACGGCATCGGCGTCTCGATTGCGCGGCGGAATGACCGGGTGTACGTCCTCGCCACCATCCCGAACACGCCAGCGGCGAAAGCCGGTCTGCGCGCCGGCGACGCCATCCTCAAGGTCAATGATGAAGTCGCCGTGGAGTGGACGACCCGTCAAGTGCTTGAAAAGGTGCGCGGCGAACGTGGCGAGCCGGTCTCAATCACCGTTGAGCGATTAGGCGTCCCGAAACCCCTGACCTTTTCAATGGTCCGGGACGCCGTACCACTGCCTTCGATTCGGACGGCGTTTATGGTGCGTCCCGGCATCGGCTACATTGCGCTGTCGGGCGGCTTCAACACAACGACGGAAGACGAACTGCGCCGCGCTATGAACGAGCTGACGGCGCAGGGGATGCAGTCCCTGATTCTCGACCTGCGCGGCAATCCTGGCGGCTTGCTGCCGCAGGCGGTCAGCGTGGCTGACATGTTTCTGCGGCGCGACCAAAAAATTGTCGCCGTCCGGGGCCGCGCCGGCCACGGCGGCGAAGAAGCGCGGGAATACCGCGCCAAAAACACGGCTCCGTTTGAAAAGCCGCTGGTCGTGCTCATTGATCGTCACTCGGCTTCGGCTTCGGAGATTGTCTCTGGCGCGTTGCAGGACCATGATCGCGCCCTCATTGTCGGTGAACCGAGCTTTGGCAAGGGGCTTGTGCAGCGTGTGTTTGAACTGCCCTTCGGGGCTGGTCTCACTCTGACAACGGCGAAGTACTACACGCCCAGCGGGCGCTGCATTCAGCGCTCTTACGCCGGTGGTTTGCTTTACGCCTACTACACGCACCAGTCCGCCGAGTCCGCGCCGGTTGGTGAAGCAACGGCGACCGATATGGGGCGGACGGTTTACGGCGGCGGCGGCATTACTCCCGACATCATCGTGAAATCGGAGAGCTTCACCGCCGTTCAATCGAAGCTCTCTGACGCGGCTTTTGAATTCGCCCGGCATTTGGCCGCCGGACTCGTGCCGGGACTGGTGAACTACCGCATTGAACGCACCGAGCACCACCGTCAGTTGCGCGACAGCGATTTCCCAATCACAGACAAGGTGACGGCGGCGTTTCGTGAGTTTCTCAAAAACGACGCCCGGTTTGCTGGGCTTGAAAGCGCCGTGATACCCAACTTGGAGTTTACAAAACGCCAAATCCGGCAACACTTGGTGACGGCCGCCTACGGTACGGAGGCTGGTTTTCGCCTCCAACTGACCGCCGATCCACAGCTTCTGCGTGCGATTGAGGCTGTCCCACAGGCGGTGGAGTTGGCGCAGCGCGCTTGGTTGGCCGCCGGACAGCGCCGTGAGTGA